In the genome of Leishmania infantum JPCM5 genome chromosome 27, one region contains:
- a CDS encoding putative GTP binding protein has translation MLRLSVALWRRRAAGIVGLPNVGKSTLFNALTCSQIAKTGNFPFCTIDANTSKVPIVDPRLRQLAQFTQAEKIVDVEVDLTDVAGLIAGASKGAGLGNKFLADIRNCAVLLHTVRCFESSKEGFDTPHPLDDIHVILSELVLSDLEMVEKRMRKVQKTMKAQDVEYSFLKRLQQWLEEGKPAADMPAKAKLTVAEKGLLQSYDLLSHKPMMFVLNVDERGVKDGNAFSREVEAAFGAERTCRVSVAIEEQTAQLASREEQLMFLEEYGIDAPRGQVLMKQVYALLKLQSFFTVGPKMAHGWTVAQGSTARQAAGEIHSDFEKNFVRAKVMTWDTFIGRPNLESAEMQMRTVNDRYVMQDGEVFIVEHNTQRG, from the coding sequence ATGCTGCGACTTAGCGTCGCGCTCTGgagacggcgcgctgctggtaTTGTGGGGCTACCGAATGTGGGCAAGTCCACCCTCTTTAACGCCCTCACGTGCAGCCAGATAGCAAAGACGGGCAACTTTCCATTCTGTACGATCGACGCGAACACGTCGAAGGTGCCGATCGTCGATCCgcggctgcgccagctggcgCAGTTCACTCAGGCAGAGAAGATTGTCGACGTCGAGGTAGACTTGACGGACGTGGCGGGGCTGATCGCTGGAGCCTCGAAGGGGGCCGGGCTCGGCAATAAGTTCCTCGCTGACATCCGAAActgcgccgtgctgctgcataCGGTGCGCTGCTTCGAGAGCTCCAAGGAGGGCTTTGACACCCCGCACCCTCTGGATGACATTCATGTCATTCTGAGTGAGCTTGTCCTGTCGGACCTCGAGATGGTGGAGAAGCGGATGCGCAAGGTACAAAAGACGATGAAGGCGCAGGACGTTGAATACAGCTTCTTGAAGCGCCTTCAGCAGTggctggaggagggcaagCCAGCAGCAGACATGCCTGCAAAGGCGAAGCTCACTGTGGCGGAGAAaggcttgctgcagagctaCGACTTGCTCTCCCACAAGCCCATGATGTTTGTGCTGAACGTGGACGAGCGGGGTGTGAAGGATGGCAACGCCTTCTCTCGTGAGGTGGAGGCCGCCTTCGGGGCCGAGCGGACCTGCCGTGTGTCGGTCGCCATCGAGGAGCAGACAGCACAACTTGCATCgcgcgaggagcagctcaTGTTCCTGGAAGAGTACGGCATCGACGCGCCACGTGGCCAGGTACTGATGAAGCAGGTGTATGCGCTGCTCAAGCTTCAGTCCTTTTTCACAGTGGGGCCGAAGATGGCGCATGGCTGGACAGTGGCGCAGGGCTCAACGGCGCGGCAGGCAGCCGGTGAGATCCACTCCGACTTCGAGAAGAACTTTGTGCGCGCCAAGGTGATGACATGGGACACGTTCATCGGGCGACCAAACCTCGAATCTGCGGAGATGCAGATGCGCACGGTGAACGACAGGTACGTGATGCAGGATGGCGAGGTGTTCATTGTAGAGCACAACACGCAGCGTGGGTAG